A region from the Rhodocyclaceae bacterium genome encodes:
- a CDS encoding glyoxylate/hydroxypyruvate reductase A gives MFLELDPSLQVRVWPDIGDPADVDVAFAWRTQPGDLARYPNLRAVFSLGAGVDGLLADPAFPRQVPLVRMVDPNLGVLMTEYVLAAVLRHHCELDHYHWLQQAGRWQKRVRPFAAERVVGIMGLGELGACASVALRGLGFNVRGWSRRIRTVPGVETYAGDAGLSAFLSGSQILVCLLPLTAQTRGILGASTFARMPRGSCLVNAARGGHVVDADLVAALDAGQLSSATLDVFETEPLPAGHPFWTHPRILITPHIASVTSLPTAAALVIENLQQWRAGGALRNVVDPDRGY, from the coding sequence ATGTTCCTGGAACTGGATCCTTCCCTCCAGGTTCGCGTCTGGCCCGATATCGGCGATCCCGCCGACGTGGACGTTGCTTTCGCGTGGCGTACCCAGCCGGGCGACCTTGCACGCTACCCCAACCTGCGTGCGGTGTTCTCGCTCGGTGCCGGCGTCGACGGGCTGCTCGCCGATCCGGCATTCCCCCGACAGGTGCCGCTGGTGCGCATGGTCGATCCCAACCTCGGCGTGCTGATGACCGAGTATGTGCTGGCGGCGGTGCTGCGCCATCATTGCGAACTCGACCACTACCACTGGCTGCAGCAGGCCGGACGCTGGCAGAAGCGGGTGCGTCCGTTTGCCGCCGAGCGCGTCGTGGGAATCATGGGCCTGGGCGAACTCGGCGCGTGTGCGTCGGTGGCGCTGCGGGGGCTGGGCTTCAACGTGCGGGGCTGGTCACGGCGCATCCGCACGGTGCCGGGCGTCGAGACCTACGCGGGCGATGCCGGCCTGTCCGCCTTCCTCTCCGGCAGTCAGATCCTGGTCTGCCTTTTGCCGCTGACGGCCCAGACGCGCGGCATCCTCGGTGCATCGACCTTCGCCCGGATGCCGCGCGGCAGCTGCCTGGTGAACGCTGCGCGCGGCGGCCATGTGGTCGATGCAGACCTGGTCGCGGCACTCGATGCCGGTCAGCTGTCCTCGGCCACGCTCGACGTGTTCGAGACCGAGCCGTTGCCGGCGGGGCATCCGTTCTGGACGCACCCGCGCATCCTGATCACGCCGCACATCGCCAGCGTGACCAGCCTGCCCACTGCGGCTGCGCTGGTGATCGAGAACCTGCAGCAATGGCGCGCCGGTGGCGCCCTTCGCAACGTGGTGGATCCGGACCGGGGCTACTGA
- a CDS encoding tripartite tricarboxylate transporter substrate binding protein yields MEHPKHRTAPAGAAQEAGTSSRAAFAAAAFALTAALPITAFCQAWPVKPVRWVVPFSSGGVADIPARIIGQKLSETLGQQVVIENRPGAGGTLGSEAVARAQPDGYSWLVVSNTNVINAALYGKLSYDPVKDFTPVIHFASTPNVLVVHPSFPAKNVKELIEVARKRPKQIFYASSGNGSSQHLFAALFESLAKTEMEHVPFKGSGPAIAALLGGEVSMSFTGMSAVLPFIRSGKLRALGVTTAQRNAALPDVPAIGEAVPGYDATLWLGLLAPANTPREIVMRMNAEIVKALKDPVVRKPLVDGGNEVIGGTPDEFGKLFNAEMVKWARIVKAVGARID; encoded by the coding sequence ATGGAGCACCCGAAACACCGCACTGCGCCGGCAGGCGCGGCGCAAGAGGCCGGCACGTCCAGCCGAGCGGCGTTCGCCGCTGCAGCGTTCGCGTTGACAGCCGCATTGCCGATCACGGCCTTCTGCCAGGCATGGCCCGTGAAGCCGGTCCGGTGGGTGGTGCCGTTCTCGTCGGGCGGTGTCGCCGACATCCCGGCACGCATCATCGGCCAGAAGCTGTCTGAGACGCTCGGTCAGCAGGTGGTGATCGAGAATCGCCCGGGTGCCGGCGGCACGCTCGGTTCGGAGGCCGTCGCGCGGGCCCAGCCCGACGGTTATTCGTGGCTGGTCGTGTCCAACACGAACGTGATCAACGCGGCACTGTACGGCAAGCTTTCCTACGATCCGGTGAAGGACTTCACCCCGGTCATCCACTTCGCCTCGACGCCCAACGTGCTGGTGGTGCATCCATCCTTCCCGGCGAAGAACGTGAAAGAACTGATCGAGGTCGCACGCAAGCGGCCGAAGCAGATCTTCTATGCATCGTCCGGCAACGGCAGTTCGCAGCATCTGTTCGCGGCATTGTTCGAGTCGCTGGCGAAGACCGAGATGGAGCATGTGCCGTTCAAGGGCAGCGGCCCGGCGATCGCGGCGCTGCTCGGCGGCGAGGTGTCGATGTCCTTCACCGGCATGAGCGCGGTGCTGCCGTTCATCCGGTCCGGCAAGCTGCGTGCACTGGGCGTGACGACCGCGCAGCGCAACGCCGCGCTGCCGGACGTACCGGCGATCGGGGAGGCAGTGCCAGGGTACGACGCAACACTCTGGCTCGGCCTGCTGGCACCGGCCAACACCCCGCGCGAGATCGTCATGCGGATGAACGCCGAGATCGTCAAGGCACTGAAGGATCCGGTGGTGCGCAAGCCGCTGGTCGATGGCGGCAACGAGGTGATCGGCGGCACGCCGGACGAGTTCGGCAAGCTGTTCAATGCCGAGATGGTGAAGTGGGCCAGGATCGTCAAGGCGGTTGGCGCCAGGATCGACTGA